From the genome of Nitrosomonas sp. Is79A3:
GAATTGCAAGTTTATGATAATCCTCAATCGAGAAGCTTCCACCAGATTCCTGATACAGATAAATAAATGCAATCAACATCAGTAAAGAACCAAGGAGTGTATAAAGAAAGAACTTAATAGCGGCATACACACGATTTGGACCGCCCCATATACCAATGATTAAAAACATTGGTATTAGTGATGCTTCCCAAAACACGTAAAATAAAATTGCATCTAATGAAGCAAAAACACCATTGACAATACCCGACATGATTAAGAATGCACCCATGTATTGTGATACACGTTCCTTAATCACTTCCCACCCTGCCACAATAACCAATGGTGTAATAAAACAATTCAACAAAATTAACGGCATTGATATGCCATCTACGCCCAAATGATAATTAACATTAAAACGTTCAAACCAGACATGATTCTCAATAAATTGCATTGCACCAGTCGTAGAGTCAAAGCTGGTAAAAAGAGGAATCGCTACCAGCAATCCCATTATGGATCCTACGAGCGAAATCCTGCGGGCTAACTGTGCATTGTGATCATTTCCAGTTGCAAATACGGCAATACCAAACACAATTGGCAACCAAATAATTAAACTCAGTAGTGGGAAATCAAACGACATGCTTTTTCCGTTTTATTTGTTAGTACTTATTATCTTTAAGTATTTTGTTTATTAATATATCCAACATCAGGATTACAGTTTCTTAATAAAATCTAGTAAAGCCATAACGTCAAGATAACAAATACGCCAACAATCATAGTAAACGCATAATGATAGATATAACCTGTTTGGTAACGTCGCACTACTGTAGCCGTCAGAGCTACAACATGAGCAGCACCATTAACAAAGAATCCATCAATCACTTTTATATCACCATACTTCCATAACATAGTGCCTAAAGCACGTGTGCCGCCAGCAAACAACCACGAATAAAATTCATCGATATAATATTTGCGATCCAATAAATTATATAAAGGGCCACACTGCGCTTTTATTTTTCCAGGGATATCCGTTCTTGCACTATATAAATACCATGCGGTAAAAATACCAGCCACAGATAGCCAGAATGGTGCTGTCGACAACGCGTGCATCATCATTCCACCGATTCCTGTAAATTCCGCACCCAATTTCTCAAGAGCATCATGTTGCGGCAGCACATAAATTACATTGTAAAAATAATCACCAAAAACAATTGGACCAATTAACCAGCCCGCAGCAATGGTTGGTACAGCTAGAATCATAAGCGGCAAAGTGACTACCCAGGGCGATTCATGTAAATGCTCTTTGGTATGCGCATCCATTCGAGTTTGTCCATGGAAAGTCATGAATATCAGCCGGAATGTATATAAGGCCGTAATAAAAACCGTTACCAACACACAGAAATAAGCAAAACCACTGCCAGTAATATTGGCAAAGTGCACAGCTTCAATGATCGCATCTTTAGAAAAGAAACCGGAGAAGCCGGGAACACCAGCACTGGCCAGGGCAGCGATAAACATCGTCCAATAAGTAATAGGCATATAACTTTTAAGTCCACCCATTTTCTGCATATTTTGTTCATGATGCATGGCAATAATGACAGAACCTGCACCTAAAAATAGCACAGCTTTAAAGAAGGCATGGGTCATCAAATGGAAAATTGCAGCAGAATAGGCAGACGCGCCTAGTGCAACAGTCATATATCCTAATTGCGATAAAGTAGAATAGGCGACAACTCGTTTAATATCGTTTTGCACTACTGCAACAAGTGCCATAAATAATGTCGTAATTCCACCAATAATCAATATGACAGATAGTGCCGTATCCGATAATTCAAATAGAGGCGACATTCGTGCCACCATAAAAATTCCTGCTGTCACCATGGTAGCCGCATGAATCAGCGCAGAAATTGGTGTAGGACCTTCCATCGAATCAGGTAACCACACATGTAATGGAAACTGTGCTGATTTACCCATTGCACCGACAAAAAGTAAAATACAAATAAGTGTAATTACCAGCCAGGGCATACCAGGTATTAATTCTATCTTTTCATCGACTATCCCAGTTGCTTGAGAAAAAACAGCAGCATAATCTAATGTACCAAAATACATTAACACCAGAGCGATGCCAAGGAGAAAACCAAAATCGCCGACACGGTTAACTAAAAATGCCTTCATATTTGCATAGATAGCCGTTGGGCGCGTATACCAGAAGCCAATTAATAAATAAGATACAAGTCCGACTGCTTCCCAACCAAAAAATAACTGCAAGAAATTATTTGACATCACCAACATCATCATTGAGAAGGTGAATAAGGAGATATAACTAAAGAATCGTTGATAACCTGGATCGTCATGCATATATCCAATGGTATAAATATGCACCATCAATGAAACTAAACTGACAACTACCATCATTGTTGCTGACAATTGATCGATCAGGAATCCAATCTCGAATCGAGTATCACCAGTCACCAACCAAGTATACGCATTACCATTATAAATATTACCTTTCAGCACATCGAGCAAAATCACTATAGATGCCACTAAGGAAACGAAAACAAGTAAGATCGTTGTGCGGTGGCTCCACGCGGGGCCGATAAAACGTCCAAATAATCCAGCTATAAGTGCTCCTAATAGCGGGGCTAGTGGCACTAGTAAATATAGATTTTGCATCTCGGTCAATTATTCTTATGTCAGTTATGAGTACTAAAACTTTTCTTCGTTATTTTGTACTAGCCTTTGAGTTTATCCAGGTCATCAACATTAATCGTACGCATATTGCGAAACAGCACAACGAGTATAGCTAAACCAATAGCTGACTCTGCTGCCGCAACTGTCAGAATGAAGAATACGAAAATTTGGCCAGATATATCCTGCAAATAGTGCGAGAACGCAACAAAATTCATATTTACTGCTAACAGCATCAATTCAATAGACATCAGTAAAATAATGACATTTTTTCTGTTGAGAAAAATACCAACTAAACCGATAGCAAACAAAATTGCGCCAAGTACTAAGTAATGAGATAACGATACCAAGCTAACTACCTCTTCCTATGATTAAAATCTGCAAAAAATTTATCGTTTGACCGTCTCATTCTTTCTTTTCTGATGCCATTGCCACCACACGTATCCGATCTTCTTTTCTCACTTTGACTTGTTTGGATGGATTCGGTGATTTCTTATCTTCACGATGTCGCAAAGTCAATGCAATCGCTGTTACCATTGCAACAAGCAGAAGTACTGCTGCCAATTCAAAGGCGTACACATATTCGGTGTAAATTAAGCGGCCTAACTCTCTGGTATTACTGTAATCAGCGTCATGTGGCTGGGGTGCTGGCATTTCTTCGATTCCAAAATATTTGCCCATCAAAACCATTGACATTTCAGCAACCATAATAAGCGCAATAACTGCACCGAAGGGGAACCACTTCCAGAATCCTTCGCGTAATCGATCCAGATTGATATCCAGCATCATCACTACAAACAGGAACAATACCATTACAGCACCGACATACACCAACACCAAGGTAATCGCAAGAAATTCCGCTTCCAGCAGTAGCCACAAGCCGGCACAGGTAACAAAAGCCAGCACCAGCAATAGCGCCGAATAGACTGGATTACGAACTGTAATCACGCCGAGGGCCGATGCAACCAATACAGTTGAAAAAATATAAAATAAAATATCTTGAAAATTCATTTGAATTTACCAGTGAGATTCAACGATAACGAGCATCGGCTTCTCGATCCTTGGCAATCTGTTCCTCATAACGATCTCCAATAGCCAGCAGCATTTCTTTGGTATAGATCAAATCACCTCTTTTCTCGCCGTGATACTCCAATATACGAGTCTCTACGATTGAATCAACAGGACAGGATTCTTCACAAAAACCACAGAAGATACATTTACTCAAGTCAATATCATAGCGTGTAGTACGTCGTGTGCCGTCCGCACGCTGTTCTGAATCAATAGTTATTGCCATAGCAGGACAAACTGCTTCGCATAATTTGCAAGCAATACAACGTTCTTCACCATTTGGATAACGTCGCAATGCATGCAGGCCACGAAACCGGGGCGATTGAGGAGTTTTTTCCTCTGGAAAGTGTACAGTAATCTTTGGCTTGAATAGATACCGTCCAGTAACAGCCATTCCCTTTAATAATTCAAATAATAAAAAGGTACTGAAAAAATTCTTGATGCGATCCATGGTATTTTCTCTATTTTAGAACCAGATATTTAAAGGAAATGAATTCCTTATCGATTCTGGTAGTTGCATTACCAATCCTAATAGAACAATCCAAATGAGTGTAATCGGAATAAATATCTTCCATCCCAATCTCATAATTTGATCATAGCGATAGCGCGGGAAGGTCGCACGAAACCAAAGAAAGAAAAACAGGATAAATGCAATCTTCAATAACAGCCAAATAAAACCGGGAATCCATGTAAAAGGCTCCATATCAACCGGCGGTAACCAGCCACCCAGGAACATGATCGATGTCAGAGTAGCCACCAGTATCATGTTAGAATATTCGGCCAGAAAAAATACGGTAAAGGCCATACCTGAATAATCTACATGGAAACCTGCAACAATTTCTGATTCGCCTTCTGCTACATCAAACGGGGCGCGATTTGTTTCAGCTATCCCTGAAATTAGATAAACCAGAAACATTGGAAATAGCGGAATCAAATACCAGTTCAACAAACTGTTACCTTGTTGCCCGTTAACAATATCACCCAAATTCAAACTTTGCGACATCATTAAAACACAGACCAAAGCAAAACCCATTGCCAATTCGTATGAAACTACCTGAGCAGCCGAACGCATGGCACCCAGGAAAGCATATTTCGAATTCGATGCCCATCCAGCGATGATAATACCGTAGATACCCATTGACGTCATTGCCAAAATATATAGTAAACCTGCATTGATATCAGCAAGAACAAGCTCAGGAGAAAAAGGTATTACTGCCCAGGCCGCAAGCGCTGGCATAATTGTTAACACTGGTGCAAGAATAAATAAAAACTTGTTTGCGCCAGTCGGAATAATGATTTCTTTCATTATTGCCTTAACTGCATCAGCAATCGGTTGACCCCACCCGCGCAACCACGGTATTCCAAAAAAGGTTACTCTATTAGGTCCGACACGAATTTGCATATAGGCAATTATTTTCCGTTCAGCAAAAGTTAGGTAGGCGACACCTAATAACAATGGGATGACAATAGCAAAAATAAATGTCATATTTGAAGCTAAAGAGAACAACATGGATCCCCATTCTGCTCCCAATATTTCCAAAAATTGTTGTTGAATATTATCCATTAATAGATTCCAACCTTTGCCATCACAGTTTTTCCACCAGAATTTCCCCGAACAAATCGCCGAGCGCTACTGTCTTAGGATGTGCACCTGCAATACGTACACAATTATCAGGTAATTTTTCATCATGCCCTACCTCGAGCTTAACGAATTCATCGTCCTGCATAACTTTTACCTGATCACCCGCGATAACACCCAAGCTCTCTAGCATTGCAGTTGTCATCCAAGCTTTGGGTGGCACAGCATCATGAGTAGCCTGTAAGGATTCAGCGCGACGAACAATCGGATCCGCTTGATAAATTGGCACCTCTCCAATACGTTGTATGCCCTGTTCTTCAGTTACTTTGATCTCAATATCAAAGTTTCCTACAGCATTATTGAGGTATCGATTTATTTCTAATCCATCAGGAAAAATTTCTGCACGAATCTGCTCTGGTGTTTCATAATTGAATTTTTCCAGGGCCAGTAAATTCGCCAGTACACGAAGCACTTTCCAACCAGGTCGTGCTTCTCCTAATGGGGAAACAACACCATTGAAACTTTGTATTCTACCCTCAGTATTGACATAAGTTCCCGATGTTTCGGTAAAGGGTGTAATAGGTAATAAGACATCTGCGTAATCTGCTGCATTTCCTTTATAAGCACTCAGCGATACCACAAATTCACTTGACTTGATTGTCTTTAATGCTTTCTGGGAATTATAGGTATCAAATTCTGGTTCCATATTCATTAATATAAATGCTTGACACTTTTCATCGGCCAAGTCATTGCTAAATCCCAGCATTTGTGCTGCGTTTAATCCGGCTTCTAACTGATAAAATTTCTCTGTGATAGACAGTGTGTTGATGTCCGGTATTGCACCTACCAGATAAGCGCCGACACTGTTTGCAGCTTCACCCAATACGCCATAGCTCGCTCCTGTAATTTGCGCAAGCAAATTTGCAAGCAAATTAATCTTTGAGTAATCTGGATGGTGTTGGGATAAATTACCTAAATAAATTGCTGCTGGTGCGTTTTCTATTAGACTCGAAGCAATAGCAAATGCGCTGGCAG
Proteins encoded in this window:
- the nuoL gene encoding NADH-quinone oxidoreductase subunit L, whose translation is MQNLYLLVPLAPLLGALIAGLFGRFIGPAWSHRTTILLVFVSLVASIVILLDVLKGNIYNGNAYTWLVTGDTRFEIGFLIDQLSATMMVVVSLVSLMVHIYTIGYMHDDPGYQRFFSYISLFTFSMMMLVMSNNFLQLFFGWEAVGLVSYLLIGFWYTRPTAIYANMKAFLVNRVGDFGFLLGIALVLMYFGTLDYAAVFSQATGIVDEKIELIPGMPWLVITLICILLFVGAMGKSAQFPLHVWLPDSMEGPTPISALIHAATMVTAGIFMVARMSPLFELSDTALSVILIIGGITTLFMALVAVVQNDIKRVVAYSTLSQLGYMTVALGASAYSAAIFHLMTHAFFKAVLFLGAGSVIIAMHHEQNMQKMGGLKSYMPITYWTMFIAALASAGVPGFSGFFSKDAIIEAVHFANITGSGFAYFCVLVTVFITALYTFRLIFMTFHGQTRMDAHTKEHLHESPWVVTLPLMILAVPTIAAGWLIGPIVFGDYFYNVIYVLPQHDALEKLGAEFTGIGGMMMHALSTAPFWLSVAGIFTAWYLYSARTDIPGKIKAQCGPLYNLLDRKYYIDEFYSWLFAGGTRALGTMLWKYGDIKVIDGFFVNGAAHVVALTATVVRRYQTGYIYHYAFTMIVGVFVILTLWLY
- the nuoK gene encoding NADH-quinone oxidoreductase subunit NuoK, with translation MVSLSHYLVLGAILFAIGLVGIFLNRKNVIILLMSIELMLLAVNMNFVAFSHYLQDISGQIFVFFILTVAAAESAIGLAILVVLFRNMRTINVDDLDKLKG
- a CDS encoding NADH-quinone oxidoreductase subunit J; the protein is MNFQDILFYIFSTVLVASALGVITVRNPVYSALLLVLAFVTCAGLWLLLEAEFLAITLVLVYVGAVMVLFLFVVMMLDINLDRLREGFWKWFPFGAVIALIMVAEMSMVLMGKYFGIEEMPAPQPHDADYSNTRELGRLIYTEYVYAFELAAVLLLVAMVTAIALTLRHREDKKSPNPSKQVKVRKEDRIRVVAMASEKKE
- the nuoI gene encoding NADH-quinone oxidoreductase subunit NuoI codes for the protein MDRIKNFFSTFLLFELLKGMAVTGRYLFKPKITVHFPEEKTPQSPRFRGLHALRRYPNGEERCIACKLCEAVCPAMAITIDSEQRADGTRRTTRYDIDLSKCIFCGFCEESCPVDSIVETRILEYHGEKRGDLIYTKEMLLAIGDRYEEQIAKDREADARYR
- the nuoH gene encoding NADH-quinone oxidoreductase subunit NuoH; translation: MDNIQQQFLEILGAEWGSMLFSLASNMTFIFAIVIPLLLGVAYLTFAERKIIAYMQIRVGPNRVTFFGIPWLRGWGQPIADAVKAIMKEIIIPTGANKFLFILAPVLTIMPALAAWAVIPFSPELVLADINAGLLYILAMTSMGIYGIIIAGWASNSKYAFLGAMRSAAQVVSYELAMGFALVCVLMMSQSLNLGDIVNGQQGNSLLNWYLIPLFPMFLVYLISGIAETNRAPFDVAEGESEIVAGFHVDYSGMAFTVFFLAEYSNMILVATLTSIMFLGGWLPPVDMEPFTWIPGFIWLLLKIAFILFFFLWFRATFPRYRYDQIMRLGWKIFIPITLIWIVLLGLVMQLPESIRNSFPLNIWF